The following are encoded in a window of Fischerella sp. PCC 9605 genomic DNA:
- the pgmB gene encoding beta-phosphoglucomutase, with product MDKTGSSQHLTYTDWTVRETQFDPDRFRSRETVFTIGNGYLGTRGSFEEGFSRALPATFIHGVYDEVPIVYTELANCPDWLPFVVIVDGDRFRFERGEVLSYERQLNLRQGVLSRRVRWRSPNGKTVDIHFERFVSQADEHVLGLRCQLTPVDSESAIEIQASINGYPENQGFNHWELLDQSKIEQGVWLNLCTRSSRIQLGIATKIKVSGTEASLQATNPPGYPTLTASFLASPGQTVTVDKLVTVFTSQEVDNPVAAACEKLAQLPDYSILFDAHAQAWDKIWQNSDIVIEGDVTAQLAVRYNLFQLLIAAPDNNDKVSIPAKTLSGFGYRGHIFWDTEIFILPFFIYTQPKLARNLLTYRYHTLPGARRKAVHYGYKGAMYAWESADTGDEVTPRWLPPNDFYGDDIRIWCRDREIHISADIAYAVWYYWQATDDDEWMRDYGAEIILDTAVFWGSRVEYDNNQERYEIRGVIGADEYHEFVNNNAFTNRMVQWHLEKALKVYEWLRNNFPDKATELEEKLHLTPGRRSRWSDIITNIWIPYDESTGLIEQFEGFFQLQDINLEDYEPRTKSMQAILGIEEGNKRQVLKQPDVLMLLYLMRQSQEPPYSPEALQKNWDYYAPRTDISYGSSLGPAIHGILASDLGNTAEAYERFMQAALVDLEDVRNNAHEGIHGASAGGVWQAVVLGFGGIQIGDNEPVAHPHLPPGWTRLKFKFFWRGKWHEFDLRSAKEIQQKVEVTPLAPSPDIRGFIFDLDGVLTDTAEYHYLAWQRLADEEGLPFNRQANEALRGVSRRDSLMYILGEKQYTEEQIQEMMDRKNRYYVESIQNISPEDLLPGVITLLDELKQAGIKIALGSASKNARPVVEKLGIANRIDAIADGYSVQKPKPAPDLFLYAANQLGLEPAQCVVVEDAEAGVEAALAGGMWTVGLGPASRVGAAHIVLPSLDGVHWTDLRAKLNNVAMQQQ from the coding sequence ATGGATAAAACAGGAAGCTCTCAACATCTAACTTATACAGACTGGACTGTGAGGGAAACCCAGTTTGACCCCGACCGGTTTCGCTCTCGAGAAACAGTTTTTACAATCGGCAATGGTTATCTGGGAACACGGGGCAGCTTTGAGGAAGGCTTTTCTCGTGCGTTACCAGCAACCTTTATCCACGGTGTTTACGATGAAGTTCCGATCGTCTACACCGAACTTGCCAACTGCCCAGATTGGTTGCCATTTGTTGTGATTGTAGATGGCGATCGCTTCCGCTTTGAGCGGGGTGAGGTTTTAAGCTATGAACGGCAGTTAAATTTGCGCCAGGGTGTTCTCAGCCGCCGCGTGCGTTGGCGCAGTCCAAATGGAAAGACAGTTGACATCCACTTTGAACGCTTTGTCAGTCAAGCAGACGAACACGTTCTGGGACTGCGCTGTCAGTTAACACCAGTTGATAGTGAAAGCGCGATCGAAATCCAAGCCAGTATCAACGGTTATCCTGAAAACCAGGGTTTCAACCACTGGGAATTGCTGGATCAGAGCAAGATCGAACAAGGAGTTTGGCTGAACCTCTGCACTCGTTCCTCCCGCATTCAACTAGGTATAGCAACTAAAATCAAAGTCTCTGGCACAGAGGCTTCGCTACAAGCCACCAACCCACCAGGTTATCCTACCTTAACCGCGTCCTTCCTCGCTTCCCCAGGACAAACCGTAACGGTAGATAAGCTAGTTACAGTTTTTACTTCACAGGAAGTTGATAACCCAGTTGCAGCGGCTTGTGAAAAACTCGCACAATTGCCTGACTACTCAATCCTGTTTGATGCTCACGCCCAAGCATGGGATAAAATTTGGCAAAACAGCGACATTGTGATTGAAGGGGATGTCACAGCCCAGCTAGCTGTCCGCTACAACCTGTTTCAGTTGCTGATTGCAGCCCCGGATAACAATGACAAAGTGAGTATCCCAGCGAAAACACTTTCTGGATTTGGCTATCGCGGTCATATATTTTGGGATACAGAAATTTTTATACTGCCCTTTTTTATCTATACCCAACCCAAGCTAGCACGTAACTTACTGACTTATCGCTACCATACTCTCCCAGGAGCGCGACGCAAGGCAGTACATTACGGGTATAAAGGGGCAATGTATGCTTGGGAAAGTGCTGATACTGGTGATGAAGTGACACCCCGGTGGTTGCCCCCTAACGATTTTTACGGTGACGACATCCGGATTTGGTGTCGCGATCGCGAAATCCACATCAGCGCTGATATTGCTTACGCTGTATGGTACTACTGGCAAGCCACCGATGACGACGAGTGGATGCGAGACTATGGCGCAGAGATTATTCTCGATACCGCAGTATTCTGGGGTAGCCGGGTAGAGTACGACAACAACCAAGAACGGTATGAAATTCGTGGGGTGATTGGTGCAGATGAATACCACGAATTTGTCAACAACAACGCCTTCACCAACCGGATGGTGCAATGGCATCTGGAAAAAGCGCTGAAAGTCTATGAGTGGCTTCGCAACAATTTTCCTGACAAAGCAACTGAACTGGAAGAGAAACTGCATTTGACTCCAGGACGGCGATCGCGTTGGAGTGATATTATCACCAATATCTGGATTCCCTACGACGAGTCAACCGGACTCATCGAACAGTTCGAGGGATTTTTCCAATTGCAAGATATAAACTTAGAGGACTACGAGCCACGCACCAAGTCAATGCAAGCCATCCTGGGTATTGAGGAAGGCAACAAGCGACAGGTACTTAAGCAACCAGATGTGTTAATGCTTTTGTACTTGATGCGGCAATCACAGGAACCTCCCTACAGCCCAGAAGCCTTGCAGAAAAACTGGGACTACTACGCACCTCGCACTGACATTAGTTATGGTTCCTCCCTTGGCCCGGCAATTCACGGCATCTTAGCCTCGGACTTAGGCAACACAGCAGAAGCCTACGAAAGATTTATGCAAGCGGCATTAGTTGATCTGGAAGATGTCCGGAATAACGCTCATGAAGGGATTCATGGCGCTAGTGCTGGTGGCGTCTGGCAAGCTGTGGTTTTAGGTTTTGGTGGCATACAAATAGGGGATAATGAACCCGTAGCCCATCCCCACTTACCTCCTGGATGGACGCGCCTGAAATTCAAGTTTTTCTGGCGCGGCAAATGGCACGAATTTGATTTACGCTCAGCGAAGGAGATACAACAAAAAGTGGAAGTTACCCCCCTCGCCCCTTCTCCCGACATCCGAGGATTCATCTTCGACTTGGATGGAGTATTAACTGATACAGCAGAATATCATTATCTAGCTTGGCAGAGACTAGCAGATGAAGAAGGTTTGCCTTTTAATCGTCAAGCTAACGAAGCATTGCGGGGTGTATCTCGTCGAGACTCACTTATGTATATCCTTGGGGAAAAACAGTATACAGAAGAACAAATTCAAGAGATGATGGATCGCAAGAACCGTTACTATGTGGAATCCATCCAAAATATCTCGCCAGAGGATTTGTTACCTGGTGTAATTACCTTGCTTGATGAATTAAAGCAAGCTGGAATTAAGATAGCCCTTGGCTCTGCCAGCAAAAATGCTCGTCCCGTTGTCGAGAAACTGGGTATTGCTAACCGTATAGATGCGATCGCTGACGGTTACAGTGTCCAAAAGCCCAAGCCTGCTCCTGACCTATTTTTGTATGCTGCTAACCAACTAGGACTCGAACCAGCCCAATGCGTAGTTGTAGAAGATGCAGAAGCAGGTGTTGAAGCTGCTTTAGCTGGTGGGATGTGGACAGTGGGACTTGGACCAGCATCGCGAGTCGGAGCAGCTCACATTGTCCTACCCAGCCTAGATGGCGTTCATTGGACAGATCTGCGCGCCAAATTGAACAATGTGGCTATGCAACAGCAATAA
- the cas6 gene encoding CRISPR system precrRNA processing endoribonuclease RAMP protein Cas6, giving the protein MLIRSTWTLSVSEPTVLPRSYNLELVKQLHQLLGLEIGGKAIPSVSYSGIVGLYSISKDFFTFHPEEFYQLSLCGLQEFVTKKISRLNLTQSLEFLGAKFNVINREDEISSYEELYTTLVANEPETVRRFDLQFITPTAFAQSTTSLPIPVPALMFRSWLERWNHFAPVYLGGDELIAYMSNAVMLKHHKIKTRSWHLHRGYVNGFVGDVTLQILNRADSLLANVANLLVEYARFAGTGMKTRLGMGQTQLIPQIEHQ; this is encoded by the coding sequence ATGCTAATTCGTTCTACCTGGACATTAAGCGTATCCGAACCCACAGTTTTACCTCGTTCTTATAATTTGGAACTGGTAAAGCAACTGCATCAACTGCTAGGTTTAGAAATAGGAGGCAAGGCGATTCCTTCTGTTTCTTACTCAGGAATTGTAGGTTTATACTCAATTTCAAAAGATTTTTTTACCTTTCATCCAGAAGAGTTTTACCAATTATCTTTATGTGGATTACAGGAATTTGTAACCAAAAAAATTTCTCGTTTGAATTTAACACAATCTCTAGAATTTCTCGGCGCAAAATTTAACGTCATTAACCGTGAAGACGAAATTAGCAGCTACGAAGAACTGTACACAACTTTAGTAGCGAATGAGCCGGAAACAGTAAGACGATTTGATTTGCAATTTATCACACCTACAGCCTTTGCTCAAAGCACTACAAGTTTACCTATTCCTGTACCTGCGTTGATGTTTCGCAGTTGGTTAGAACGCTGGAATCATTTTGCGCCTGTTTATTTAGGAGGTGATGAATTAATTGCTTATATGAGTAATGCTGTGATGCTCAAGCATCACAAAATTAAAACGCGCAGTTGGCATTTACACAGGGGTTATGTAAATGGATTTGTGGGTGATGTGACGCTGCAAATTCTCAACCGTGCTGACTCATTGTTGGCAAATGTGGCAAATTTGTTAGTTGAATATGCACGGTTTGCTGGTACTGGAATGAAAACTCGGTTGGGGATGGGTCAAACACAACTTATTCCGCAAATTGAACATCAGTAA
- the csx2 gene encoding TIGR02221 family CRISPR-associated protein, with the protein MRTIITFLNDKGLKPGTVYTWQGKDYEGGVFSLALRQFVEHDRMLVCNTPEAEEKTWPALLALNDSRIEPISIPKGETNAEMWEIFNTITAQVSLGETVIFDITHGLRSLPFLVFLFAAYLKSAKAVNIEAIYYGAFELGKPAPVIDLSEFVGILDWLTATNRFIETGDGQVLANLLKKGMPAGIQLRDDLAARTLRDNLKSAAEAIESISLALRLTQPIETMEQATKLEAALEKAAPSIAQRAQPFAILAEQVAQEYGQFALEKPSQTTQLADNLWLQLRMIAWYVEQQQVVQAVTLAREWIVSVLTLKFEEPMFDNKNGRDCVEATLNNAVRRRYNPQSIKPSRCDELFESLSNKDDLANLWDKITKLRNDIAHCGMNLSPKKSTQLKKDFEKIYPQLPELAQLLLPPQGTVV; encoded by the coding sequence ATGCGAACGATCATTACATTTCTAAATGATAAAGGGTTAAAGCCAGGGACAGTTTATACCTGGCAAGGTAAAGATTATGAAGGCGGTGTTTTCAGTCTCGCACTGCGACAGTTTGTGGAACATGACCGGATGCTGGTATGTAACACACCCGAAGCTGAAGAGAAGACATGGCCTGCTTTACTAGCTTTAAATGATTCTCGGATTGAACCTATTTCTATTCCTAAAGGTGAAACAAATGCCGAAATGTGGGAAATTTTTAACACAATTACGGCCCAAGTTAGTCTCGGTGAGACTGTGATATTTGATATCACCCACGGATTGCGATCGCTGCCATTTTTAGTATTTCTGTTTGCAGCATATCTCAAATCAGCCAAAGCCGTTAATATTGAAGCCATTTACTATGGTGCTTTTGAATTAGGTAAACCAGCACCAGTAATTGACTTATCAGAATTTGTTGGAATACTAGATTGGCTAACAGCTACGAATCGATTTATCGAAACTGGAGATGGACAAGTGCTAGCTAACTTGCTCAAAAAAGGGATGCCAGCCGGCATACAATTACGTGATGATTTGGCAGCAAGGACACTTAGAGACAATCTCAAGTCGGCAGCTGAAGCAATTGAGTCAATCTCTCTGGCATTGCGCCTTACCCAACCAATTGAAACTATGGAGCAGGCAACCAAGTTGGAAGCAGCTTTAGAAAAAGCCGCCCCCAGCATTGCTCAACGAGCGCAGCCATTCGCTATTCTGGCTGAGCAGGTAGCGCAAGAATATGGGCAGTTTGCGCTGGAAAAACCGAGTCAGACAACGCAATTAGCTGATAACCTCTGGTTACAGTTGCGGATGATCGCATGGTATGTTGAGCAACAACAAGTTGTACAGGCTGTGACGCTGGCGCGTGAATGGATAGTTTCTGTACTAACCCTAAAATTTGAAGAACCAATGTTCGATAATAAAAATGGGCGTGATTGTGTAGAAGCCACATTAAACAACGCAGTGCGGCGAAGATACAACCCGCAGTCAATTAAACCTAGTCGATGCGATGAACTATTTGAATCTTTGTCAAACAAAGATGATTTAGCTAATCTTTGGGACAAGATAACCAAATTGCGAAATGATATTGCCCATTGTGGAATGAATCTTTCACCTAAAAAATCAACTCAACTCAAAAAAGATTTTGAGAAAATTTATCCTCAATTGCCAGAGTTAGCCCAGCTACTATTACCACCGCAAGGGACAGTTGTGTAA
- a CDS encoding sucrose synthase — MYELVQAVLNSDEKTALRHLVSELSCSGKRYFLRNEILQAFADYCHQSQKPAYFFHSSSLGKFIHYAHEILLEDDNTWFLLRPRIASQEVWRLPANMSSIEQMTPQALLDACDRYVNRYQPQILEIDFRSFYQGFPSIDDPRNIGQGLAFLNRYLCSQIAIDRKYWLEVLFDALRRLRYNGIPLLTSDRIRSGIHLCQQIKQAVKFIGERHPEEPYEKFRDELQALGLEPGWGNTASRVRETLELFDRLLDAPEPPILEAFVSRVPAVFRVVLVSIHGWISQDDVLGRPETMGQVAYVLEQARNLENKLREEIRLAGLDLLGIQPQVVILTRLIPNCEGTHCDLRLEKLEGTENGWILRVPFREFNPQVTQNWISKFEIWPYLEAFAIDAEQELLTQLGGRPDLIIGNYSDGNLVAFLLTQRLNVTLCNIAHSLEKPKYLFSNLYWQELEEQYHFSAQFTADLINMNAADFIITSSYHEIVGTPDSLGQYESYKNFTMPQLYHVVDGINLFSPKFNLVPPGVDENIFFPYNQIENRDESLRTTINDLLFSREDPQILGHLDDPNKRPICAVAHMTPVKNLSGLAECFGQSQALQQHCNLIFVTNKLHEAEATKPEEAEEIQRIHNIINQYNLHGKIRWVGMRLPKMDLGEVYRVIADRQGLCVHFARFEAFGRTILEAMSCGLPTFATEFGGSAELIEGIEGEENGFHINPTDLEGTTKKILDFIDHCDTNPEHWQEISKRMIQRVHNKYNWQLHTKQLLLLSKIYRFWDFVTQENQEPLLRYVETLYHLVFKPRAEKILEQHMQR, encoded by the coding sequence ATGTACGAACTAGTTCAGGCTGTTTTAAACAGTGATGAGAAAACTGCTCTGCGTCATTTAGTTTCCGAGTTGAGTTGCTCAGGCAAGCGTTACTTCCTGAGAAATGAAATTTTGCAAGCTTTTGCCGACTACTGCCACCAATCCCAAAAGCCTGCCTACTTTTTCCACTCTTCTTCTTTAGGCAAATTTATCCACTATGCTCATGAAATTCTTTTAGAAGATGATAATACTTGGTTTCTTTTGCGACCGAGGATAGCCAGTCAAGAAGTATGGCGACTACCAGCAAACATGAGCAGCATCGAGCAGATGACACCGCAGGCGTTGCTCGATGCATGCGATCGCTATGTCAACCGCTACCAACCCCAGATCCTCGAAATCGACTTTCGCTCTTTTTATCAGGGTTTTCCTTCCATAGACGACCCTAGAAACATCGGTCAAGGTCTGGCATTCCTCAACCGTTATTTATGCAGTCAAATAGCGATCGACCGTAAGTATTGGTTAGAGGTATTGTTTGATGCCTTACGTCGGCTCAGATACAACGGCATACCACTACTGACTAGCGATCGCATTCGCTCAGGTATTCACTTATGCCAACAAATCAAGCAAGCCGTCAAATTTATCGGTGAACGACACCCGGAAGAACCCTACGAAAAATTTCGCGACGAACTGCAAGCACTCGGCTTGGAACCGGGTTGGGGTAACACTGCATCACGAGTGCGTGAAACCCTCGAACTTTTTGACCGACTCCTTGATGCACCAGAACCCCCCATCTTGGAAGCATTCGTTTCCCGTGTTCCGGCAGTTTTTCGCGTCGTTCTCGTTTCCATCCACGGCTGGATCTCCCAAGACGATGTGCTAGGAAGACCTGAAACAATGGGTCAAGTAGCCTATGTCCTTGAACAAGCTCGTAATTTGGAAAACAAACTCCGGGAAGAAATTAGATTAGCTGGTCTTGATCTACTAGGCATTCAACCGCAAGTTGTCATTCTCACCCGCCTCATCCCTAACTGCGAAGGGACACATTGCGACCTCCGTCTGGAAAAACTTGAGGGAACTGAAAATGGCTGGATATTGCGCGTTCCTTTCCGGGAATTCAATCCGCAAGTTACCCAAAACTGGATTTCTAAGTTTGAGATTTGGCCCTATTTGGAAGCATTTGCCATTGATGCTGAACAAGAACTTTTGACACAACTAGGAGGACGTCCAGATTTAATTATTGGCAACTACAGTGATGGCAATCTCGTTGCCTTTCTTCTCACCCAGCGGCTAAATGTAACTCTATGCAATATTGCCCACTCTTTGGAAAAGCCTAAATATTTATTCAGTAACCTCTACTGGCAAGAATTGGAGGAGCAGTATCACTTTTCGGCGCAATTTACTGCCGATCTGATCAACATGAACGCAGCTGATTTTATCATTACCTCGTCCTACCACGAAATTGTTGGCACACCCGATAGTTTAGGTCAGTACGAGTCGTATAAAAACTTTACGATGCCCCAGCTATATCATGTTGTTGATGGGATTAATCTGTTTAGTCCCAAATTCAACCTAGTGCCACCAGGGGTAGACGAAAATATCTTTTTCCCCTACAACCAAATAGAAAATCGCGACGAGAGCCTCCGCACTACAATTAACGATCTACTGTTTAGCCGTGAAGACCCACAAATTCTTGGTCATTTAGATGACCCCAACAAGCGACCAATTTGTGCAGTTGCTCATATGACCCCGGTGAAGAATCTCTCTGGTTTAGCAGAATGCTTTGGTCAAAGTCAGGCATTGCAACAGCATTGTAACTTAATCTTTGTTACCAACAAGCTGCATGAAGCCGAAGCTACAAAGCCAGAAGAAGCAGAAGAAATCCAAAGAATCCACAACATTATTAATCAGTACAATCTCCACGGTAAGATCCGCTGGGTAGGAATGCGGCTTCCGAAAATGGATCTAGGTGAAGTGTATAGAGTAATTGCAGATCGTCAGGGTCTTTGTGTCCATTTTGCCCGCTTTGAAGCCTTCGGACGAACCATTCTCGAAGCCATGAGTTGTGGGTTGCCAACATTTGCCACTGAATTTGGCGGTTCGGCGGAATTAATCGAGGGTATTGAAGGTGAAGAGAATGGATTTCATATCAACCCGACGGACTTAGAAGGAACAACAAAGAAAATATTGGATTTTATTGACCACTGTGATACTAATCCCGAACACTGGCAAGAAATTTCCAAGCGGATGATTCAGCGAGTCCATAACAAGTATAATTGGCAACTGCACACTAAACAGTTGTTATTGCTCTCTAAAATTTATAGATTCTGGGACTTTGTCACCCAGGAAAACCAAGAACCTCTACTTCGCTACGTGGAAACTTTATACCATCTGGTTTTTAAACCCAGAGCGGAAAAAATCCTAGAACAGCATATGCAGAGGTAA
- the cas6 gene encoding CRISPR-associated endoribonuclease Cas6, translating into MAQRSPKKANFHQANLTWSPDTELVGLVFELVPEANVSVYPQYTIGLHAWFLNQVRSVDPELSAYLHDGESEKPFTISALDGELVSSGKQLQLSASNTYHWYVTALSSRVVEWLAQWVQNLPKEINLRNAPLRIHSCKIAHSPTTYIQLLNSEHGETIALRFLSPTSFRRKGHHLPLPMPTNVFHSYLRRWNDFSGMSVDQEAFLAWVDDSVLINRHQLTSAKVLAGKKGAVTGFTGAIEFGLTKEASKQPEFHQLFYALGKLAPYCGTGHKTTFGLGQTRLGWSLQAAPEVPDVQSLLAKRIEELTEIFKAQRKRTGGERAVEIASKWATILARREMGESLQAIALDLEMPYETVKTYVKLARRALKSG; encoded by the coding sequence ATGGCTCAACGTTCCCCAAAAAAAGCAAATTTTCATCAAGCCAACCTCACTTGGTCGCCTGACACAGAACTAGTCGGATTAGTATTTGAGTTAGTACCAGAAGCAAATGTTTCTGTGTACCCTCAGTACACCATTGGACTCCACGCTTGGTTTCTCAACCAAGTACGTTCTGTAGATCCTGAACTTTCTGCTTACCTGCATGATGGCGAGTCAGAGAAACCCTTCACTATCTCTGCATTAGATGGAGAACTAGTCAGCAGTGGTAAGCAATTACAACTTTCTGCCAGCAACACTTACCACTGGTATGTCACAGCATTGTCGAGTCGGGTAGTAGAATGGTTGGCGCAGTGGGTGCAAAACCTCCCTAAAGAAATTAACTTGCGAAATGCACCCTTGCGGATTCACTCTTGTAAAATTGCTCACTCTCCGACAACTTATATTCAACTCCTCAATTCTGAGCATGGAGAGACTATTGCTCTCAGATTTTTGAGTCCTACCAGCTTTCGCCGCAAAGGTCATCACTTACCCCTGCCAATGCCAACAAATGTGTTTCACAGCTACCTACGCCGCTGGAATGATTTTTCAGGAATGTCGGTTGACCAGGAAGCATTTCTCGCTTGGGTGGATGATAGCGTGTTGATTAATCGCCATCAACTCACCTCGGCAAAAGTACTAGCAGGTAAGAAAGGAGCAGTAACAGGATTTACAGGTGCGATTGAATTTGGTTTGACTAAAGAAGCGTCCAAGCAACCAGAATTTCACCAGTTATTTTATGCCTTGGGGAAACTCGCACCCTACTGCGGTACTGGTCATAAAACTACCTTTGGGTTGGGACAAACGCGGTTGGGTTGGTCGTTGCAAGCAGCGCCAGAAGTTCCAGATGTGCAGAGTTTGCTAGCAAAAAGAATTGAGGAACTAACAGAAATCTTCAAAGCACAGCGCAAACGCACCGGGGGAGAACGGGCGGTGGAGATAGCATCAAAATGGGCGACTATTTTAGCGCGGCGAGAAATGGGAGAGTCGTTGCAGGCGATCGCACTAGATTTGGAAATGCCTTATGAAACGGTGAAAACCTATGTAAAATTGGCACGGCGGGCTTTGAAGTCAGGGTAG
- a CDS encoding erythromycin esterase family protein — protein MSNPTITKLGDAVKQAAHPLIGTVEDYDSLMALIGDARFVLIGEASHGTHEFYEQRAKITKRLIKEKGFTAVAVEADWPDAHRVNCYVRGASNYATPTEALKGFQRFPAWIWRNTDVLNFIAWLRDYNAALPQNATKIGFYGLDLYSMHASIQAVLTYLDKVDPEAAKRARYRYSCFEHFGEDTQAYGYAASFGLSSSCEKQAVNQLIELQSKTAEYVGRDGRVAEDEFFYAEQNARLVKNAEEYYRSMFKGRVSSWNLRDRHMAETLDQLVAHLDRQGNRTKVVVWEHNSHLGDARATDMGDMGELNVGQLVRERYASDAVLIGFTTYTGTVTAASSWGGVTQLKQLRPALPGSYEALFHDTGIPRFLLNLRQENQAVKGLETPKLERAIGVIYLPETERTSHYFYARLPEQFDAVIHIDDTRGVQPLDRTPHWETGEVPETYPSSL, from the coding sequence ATGTCAAATCCAACAATAACAAAGTTAGGCGATGCAGTAAAACAAGCCGCTCATCCGCTCATCGGTACAGTTGAAGATTATGACTCACTGATGGCATTAATTGGTGATGCTCGCTTTGTGTTAATTGGTGAAGCTTCTCACGGCACTCATGAGTTTTACGAGCAGCGAGCTAAGATTACCAAACGGCTAATTAAAGAAAAAGGCTTTACAGCTGTAGCAGTAGAGGCAGATTGGCCTGACGCTCACCGCGTGAATTGCTACGTGCGTGGAGCCAGTAATTATGCTACACCTACTGAGGCATTGAAAGGCTTTCAGCGCTTTCCTGCCTGGATATGGCGTAATACAGATGTGCTAAATTTTATTGCTTGGCTGCGTGATTACAATGCTGCTTTGCCGCAAAATGCAACCAAGATTGGCTTTTATGGGCTTGATCTTTATAGTATGCATGCCTCAATTCAAGCGGTTTTGACTTACCTGGATAAAGTTGACCCAGAAGCCGCGAAACGGGCACGCTATCGCTACTCGTGCTTTGAACACTTTGGTGAAGATACGCAAGCTTACGGGTATGCTGCCAGTTTTGGTTTAAGTTCCTCGTGTGAGAAACAAGCAGTCAATCAATTAATAGAGTTGCAAAGCAAGACTGCGGAGTATGTAGGGCGCGATGGTCGAGTTGCAGAAGACGAGTTTTTTTATGCCGAACAGAACGCCCGACTGGTGAAGAATGCGGAGGAATACTACCGTTCTATGTTTAAGGGGCGGGTGTCCTCATGGAACTTACGCGATCGCCACATGGCAGAAACTCTCGATCAACTCGTTGCCCATTTAGATCGCCAAGGCAACCGCACAAAAGTTGTTGTCTGGGAGCATAACTCCCACTTGGGAGATGCACGAGCAACGGATATGGGAGATATGGGTGAACTGAATGTGGGACAACTGGTGCGCGAACGTTATGCTAGCGATGCCGTTTTGATAGGCTTTACCACTTATACGGGTACAGTCACAGCTGCTTCTAGTTGGGGTGGTGTAACCCAACTCAAACAACTTCGTCCGGCATTGCCAGGCAGCTACGAAGCTTTATTTCACGATACCGGAATACCTCGATTTTTACTGAATCTGCGCCAAGAAAACCAAGCAGTCAAAGGACTGGAAACACCAAAATTAGAGCGAGCGATCGGGGTAATTTACCTGCCGGAAACAGAACGTACTAGTCACTACTTCTATGCTCGGCTTCCCGAACAATTTGACGCTGTCATCCACATCGATGATACCAGGGGAGTGCAACCGCTAGATCGTACTCCCCATTGGGAAACAGGTGAAGTACCAGAGACATATCCTTCTTCTCTGTGA
- a CDS encoding SDR family NAD(P)-dependent oxidoreductase: MDITYKNILILAVLIIGALFAIKALVQWWREQQYNLNGKTVLITGGSRGLGLVMARQLVQQGARLAICARNADELERARTDLQQRGGEVLTVPCDVTDEFEVKQMIQIVRDRFGQIDMLINNAGTIQVGPMAEMTLDDYEEAIKIHFWAPLYTTVSVLPEMRQRRQGRIVNISSIGGKISVPHLLPYSASKFALVGLSEGMRSELARDGIVVTTVCPGLMRTGSPYNAYFKGNYRQEYAWFSISDSLPILSISAESAARQIIAAAKRGDAEVVLSVPAQIGDKFHALFPGLTSEILSWVNRFLPESDGIGSDRIQGKDIQSSMSPSVFTSLTDKAAQQNNQCVEETPKMT; this comes from the coding sequence ATGGATATCACATATAAAAATATACTCATTCTGGCAGTATTAATTATAGGTGCATTGTTCGCTATAAAAGCACTAGTGCAATGGTGGCGCGAACAGCAATACAATCTGAACGGTAAAACAGTATTGATTACAGGTGGTTCGCGAGGACTGGGTTTAGTAATGGCACGTCAGTTAGTGCAGCAAGGAGCACGTTTGGCGATTTGTGCGCGTAACGCGGATGAACTAGAAAGGGCGCGTACCGATTTACAGCAGCGTGGTGGAGAAGTACTAACGGTGCCTTGCGATGTCACGGATGAATTTGAAGTTAAGCAGATGATTCAGATAGTGCGCGATCGCTTTGGTCAAATTGACATGTTGATCAACAATGCAGGCACTATCCAGGTAGGGCCGATGGCAGAGATGACCCTTGATGATTACGAAGAAGCCATCAAAATCCATTTTTGGGCACCGCTGTACACAACTGTTTCTGTCTTACCCGAAATGCGTCAACGCCGCCAGGGACGCATAGTTAACATTTCCTCTATTGGTGGTAAGATAAGTGTGCCGCATCTTCTGCCTTACAGCGCTAGCAAGTTTGCTTTAGTTGGGCTTTCAGAAGGAATGCGGTCAGAATTGGCTAGGGACGGGATTGTTGTCACTACCGTCTGTCCTGGATTGATGCGTACGGGCAGTCCCTATAACGCTTACTTCAAAGGCAACTACCGCCAGGAATACGCCTGGTTTAGCATTAGTGATTCCTTGCCTATACTCTCTATCAGTGCTGAAAGTGCCGCACGTCAGATTATTGCTGCCGCTAAACGGGGAGATGCGGAAGTAGTTTTATCAGTTCCGGCGCAAATTGGCGATAAGTTTCATGCTCTATTTCCTGGTCTCACCTCTGAAATTCTCAGTTGGGTGAATAGATTTCTACCAGAATCTGACGGTATTGGTAGCGATCGCATTCAAGGTAAAGATATTCAATCTTCCATGTCACCATCTGTCTTCACAAGCTTAACCGACAAAGCAGCACAACAGAATAACCAGTGTGTTGAAGAAACGCCAAAAATGACATGA